Proteins from a genomic interval of Coccinella septempunctata chromosome 2, icCocSept1.1, whole genome shotgun sequence:
- the LOC123308753 gene encoding uncharacterized protein LOC123308753 isoform X4: MDGENDKLICQICKKKYSSVSAKYRHLRDVHNEQPIAKQTVHIKCPICPQEEKVALESHDMLINHLQQIHSLSIKTSLFTFKNEEEFETWRALDNRNVDYVKRRDRKISDGQVVYYECNRSNFSGYTSQCSKRSMKTGGSIKISGFCPSRIRVKICNTGVDVKFVETHVGHDDLLRSKHLTKDQQEMIASKLAAGVTKERILEDARTITGNKLERINVLKRADLAYIIRKFNIEKRRHDDDMVATTLKVKEWNSQGKNYVFLFKQIGETYPGLKAEDFALGFMNDDMERKLKQFKRIICIDGTHGTNSRHYDLTIVLVKDENKIGFPVAFLLSNRLDQTIQNIFFDALKSKIGEPVDAEYIMTDDDIKYYNAWCQAMVTERKPRRLLCTWHVIKNWNIQGRNKLKNVDNKKEMKNRMRKILKETDVSTFHKMKDEYFKHLEEGQENEFLKYLKNYYFQSEERIMMWAHCHRVNVGINTNMAIESLNKVLKYNKMRGNQNLRVEKLLDTLEELVNEKMWKNIIDTERPSANQYQARVNREAHSKAENGLTDKVVCLETGEFRVPSESVSNKFYIVSYNELCDKDCTSLYCIKCKICIHRFRCQCAEFTIKAAMCKHIHAVALVAERSDSVLGVRTVNDDDEDNNLYICQPSTSRAAYEMDVQSVVGGSSQITNDPIDSTTKDINMKKTLCLFSFF; encoded by the exons ATGGATGGGGAAAA CGATAAACTGATTTGTCAAATCTGTAAAAAGAAATACTCTAGTGTTTCGGCGAAATATCGCCATTTGCGAGATGTTCATAATGAACAACCTATTGCAAAACAGACAGTGCATATAAAATGCCCCATTTGCCCTCAAGAAGAAAAAGTAGCTCTTGAGTCTCATGATATGCTGATTAATCACTTACAGCAGATTCATTCTCTAAGTATCAAGACATCACTTTTTACTTTTaagaatgaagaagaatttgAGACTTGGAGAGCACTTGATAACAGAAATGTGGATTACGTAAAACGAAGAGATCGTAAAATCAGCGATGGACAGGTGGTATATTATGAATGCAATCGTAGTAATTTTTCAG GATATACTAGCCAATGTAGCAAACGCAGCATGAAAACTGGGGGAAGTATCAAAATCTCTGGTTTCTGCCCTTCTAGAATTCGTGTGAAGATATGTAATACAg GGGTGGATGTTAAATTTGTTGAAACACATGTTGGTCATGACGATCTACTGCGATCTAAACATTTGACAAAGGACCAGCAGGAAATGATTGCTAGTAAATTGGCAGCTGGAGTCACAAAAGAAAGAATTTTGGAAGATGCAAGAACTATAACCGGCAATAAGCTAGAAAGAATTAATGTGCTTAAAAGGGCAGATCTTGCTTATATTATAAGAAAATTCAACATAGAGAAGAGGAGACATGATGATGACATGGTTGCCACCACTTTGAAAGTGAAAGAGTGGAACAGTCaaggaaaaaattatgtttttttgttCAAGCAAATTG GAGAAACCTACCCAGGATTGAAGGCAGAAGACTTTGCTCTAGGATTCATGAACGATGATATGGAGAGAAAGCTCAAACAATTCAAAAGGATAATATGCATCGATGGAACCCATGGCACAAACTCAAGACATTATGATCTGACTATAGTTTTAGTCAAAGATGAGAATAAAATCGGTTTCCCGGTGGCTTTCTTATTATCGAATAGACTGGATCAAAccatccaaaatattttttttgatgcTTTGAAATCTAAGATTGGAGAGCCAGTGGACGCAGAATATATTATGACCGATGatgatataaaatattataatgcatggTGTCAG GCAATGGTAACAGAAAGAAAGCCAAGAAGGCTCCTCTGTACTTGGCATGTTATTAAGAATTGGAATATACAGGGGAGAAACAAGTTGAAGAATGTGGACAACAAAAAAGAGATGAAAAATAGAATGCGAAAAATTTTGAAGGAGACTGATGTATCAACATTCCACAAGATGAAAGACGAATATTTCAAGCATTTGGAAGAAGGAcaggaaaatgaatttttgaaatatttaaagaA ttattatttcCAAAGTGAAGAAAGAATCATGATGTGGGCTCACTGCCACAGAGTAAATGTTGGGATTAATACCAACATGGCTATAGAAAGCCTGAATAAAGTATTGAAGTACAATAAAATGAGGGGAAATCAGAATTTACG GGTAGAGAAATTACTGGACACTTTGGAGGAATTGGTAAATGAAAAGATGTGGAAAAACATTATTGACACGGAAAGACCTTCTGCCAATCAATACCAGGCCAGAGTTAACCGAGAAGCTCATTCGAAAGCAGAAAATGGACTGACCGATAAAGTAGTATGCTTAGAAACTGGTGAGTTTAGAGTACCATCGGAATCCGTGAGTAATAAATTTTATATTGTGTCATATAATGAGTTGTGTGATAAGGATTGCACATCTCTATATTGCATTAAGTGCAAAATATGCATCCATAGGTTTAGATGTCAATGTGCAGAGTTTACTATAAAAGCTGCCATGTGTAAACATATACATGCAGTTGCTCTGGTCGCAGAGAGAAGCGATTCTGTTTTAGGTGTGAGAACtgtaaatgatgatgatgaggaCAACAACTTATATATATGTCAACCATCAACAAGTAGGGCTGCTTATGAAATGGATGTCCAGAGTGTCGTAGGTGGATCCAGTCAAATTACAAATGATCCAATAGATTCTACTACAAAAGAT ATCAATATGAAGAAGACTCTTTGCCTTTTCAGTTTCTTTTGA
- the LOC123308753 gene encoding uncharacterized protein LOC123308753 isoform X2, with protein MDGENDKLICQICKKKYSSVSAKYRHLRDVHNEQPIAKQTVHIKCPICPQEEKVALESHDMLINHLQQIHSLSIKTSLFTFKNEEEFETWRALDNRNVDYVKRRDRKISDGQVVYYECNRSNFSGYTSQCSKRSMKTGGSIKISGFCPSRIRVKICNTGVDVKFVETHVGHDDLLRSKHLTKDQQEMIASKLAAGVTKERILEDARTITGNKLERINVLKRADLAYIIRKFNIEKRRHDDDMVATTLKVKEWNSQGKNYVFLFKQIGETYPGLKAEDFALGFMNDDMERKLKQFKRIICIDGTHGTNSRHYDLTIVLVKDENKIGFPVAFLLSNRLDQTIQNIFFDALKSKIGEPVDAEYIMTDDDIKYYNAWCQAMVTERKPRRLLCTWHVIKNWNIQGRNKLKNVDNKKEMKNRMRKILKETDVSTFHKMKDEYFKHLEEGQENEFLKYLKNYYFQSEERIMMWAHCHRVNVGINTNMAIESLNKVLKYNKMRGNQNLRVEKLLDTLEELVNEKMWKNIIDTERPSANQYQARVNREAHSKAENGLTDKVVCLETGEFRVPSESVSNKFYIVSYNELCDKDCTSLYCIKCKICIHRFRCQCAEFTIKAAMCKHIHAVALVAERSDSVLGVRTVNDDDEDNNLYICQPSTSRAAYEMDVQSVVGGSSQITNDPIDSTTKDIVLEQARMQLGLLDVGTLRNIAKIIRDAYNLQCNNASTSRKRKIEKQLYFPSKK; from the exons ATGGATGGGGAAAA CGATAAACTGATTTGTCAAATCTGTAAAAAGAAATACTCTAGTGTTTCGGCGAAATATCGCCATTTGCGAGATGTTCATAATGAACAACCTATTGCAAAACAGACAGTGCATATAAAATGCCCCATTTGCCCTCAAGAAGAAAAAGTAGCTCTTGAGTCTCATGATATGCTGATTAATCACTTACAGCAGATTCATTCTCTAAGTATCAAGACATCACTTTTTACTTTTaagaatgaagaagaatttgAGACTTGGAGAGCACTTGATAACAGAAATGTGGATTACGTAAAACGAAGAGATCGTAAAATCAGCGATGGACAGGTGGTATATTATGAATGCAATCGTAGTAATTTTTCAG GATATACTAGCCAATGTAGCAAACGCAGCATGAAAACTGGGGGAAGTATCAAAATCTCTGGTTTCTGCCCTTCTAGAATTCGTGTGAAGATATGTAATACAg GGGTGGATGTTAAATTTGTTGAAACACATGTTGGTCATGACGATCTACTGCGATCTAAACATTTGACAAAGGACCAGCAGGAAATGATTGCTAGTAAATTGGCAGCTGGAGTCACAAAAGAAAGAATTTTGGAAGATGCAAGAACTATAACCGGCAATAAGCTAGAAAGAATTAATGTGCTTAAAAGGGCAGATCTTGCTTATATTATAAGAAAATTCAACATAGAGAAGAGGAGACATGATGATGACATGGTTGCCACCACTTTGAAAGTGAAAGAGTGGAACAGTCaaggaaaaaattatgtttttttgttCAAGCAAATTG GAGAAACCTACCCAGGATTGAAGGCAGAAGACTTTGCTCTAGGATTCATGAACGATGATATGGAGAGAAAGCTCAAACAATTCAAAAGGATAATATGCATCGATGGAACCCATGGCACAAACTCAAGACATTATGATCTGACTATAGTTTTAGTCAAAGATGAGAATAAAATCGGTTTCCCGGTGGCTTTCTTATTATCGAATAGACTGGATCAAAccatccaaaatattttttttgatgcTTTGAAATCTAAGATTGGAGAGCCAGTGGACGCAGAATATATTATGACCGATGatgatataaaatattataatgcatggTGTCAG GCAATGGTAACAGAAAGAAAGCCAAGAAGGCTCCTCTGTACTTGGCATGTTATTAAGAATTGGAATATACAGGGGAGAAACAAGTTGAAGAATGTGGACAACAAAAAAGAGATGAAAAATAGAATGCGAAAAATTTTGAAGGAGACTGATGTATCAACATTCCACAAGATGAAAGACGAATATTTCAAGCATTTGGAAGAAGGAcaggaaaatgaatttttgaaatatttaaagaA ttattatttcCAAAGTGAAGAAAGAATCATGATGTGGGCTCACTGCCACAGAGTAAATGTTGGGATTAATACCAACATGGCTATAGAAAGCCTGAATAAAGTATTGAAGTACAATAAAATGAGGGGAAATCAGAATTTACG GGTAGAGAAATTACTGGACACTTTGGAGGAATTGGTAAATGAAAAGATGTGGAAAAACATTATTGACACGGAAAGACCTTCTGCCAATCAATACCAGGCCAGAGTTAACCGAGAAGCTCATTCGAAAGCAGAAAATGGACTGACCGATAAAGTAGTATGCTTAGAAACTGGTGAGTTTAGAGTACCATCGGAATCCGTGAGTAATAAATTTTATATTGTGTCATATAATGAGTTGTGTGATAAGGATTGCACATCTCTATATTGCATTAAGTGCAAAATATGCATCCATAGGTTTAGATGTCAATGTGCAGAGTTTACTATAAAAGCTGCCATGTGTAAACATATACATGCAGTTGCTCTGGTCGCAGAGAGAAGCGATTCTGTTTTAGGTGTGAGAACtgtaaatgatgatgatgaggaCAACAACTTATATATATGTCAACCATCAACAAGTAGGGCTGCTTATGAAATGGATGTCCAGAGTGTCGTAGGTGGATCCAGTCAAATTACAAATGATCCAATAGATTCTACTACAAAAGAT ATTGTATTAGAACAAGCTAGAATGCAGCTTGGTTTATTGGATGTGGGTACCCTTCGTAACATTGCAAAAATTATTAGAGACGCTTATAACTTGCAATGCAATAATGCTTCTACCAgcagaaaaagaaaaatagagaaaCAGTTGTATTTCCCAAGTAAGAAGTAG